DNA sequence from the Primulina huaijiensis isolate GDHJ02 unplaced genomic scaffold, ASM1229523v2 scaffold11459, whole genome shotgun sequence genome:
TTAGTTTTACATCCTGTTTAACTTCTCATGATCTTAAATTTTGCAGAGCACAATTGAAGGATTTCTTCAGTCTTTCGTCTCTccatgaatttattattcagATACTTGACACTTTGTTGAGCAAGGGGAGCCCTCATCACTGGGTGAGTTATTTGATGCCTGATGATGCTGGAGCTTATAAACTTGTTGCATCCTCTGGCACAATTGGCTCCGATATTGCTCGTGCTACCAAATATGAATTACTCATGGCAGAGACACTGGCAGTTGTGTCAAGGTGTGGTTAGATGTTGCCTATTCAAAACTTGTGATACCTTAGTAGAACAAGTTAATCTTGAAACGCATAACGCCCCCTATTTTGTTATGATCTGTCTTTATACAGTGCTGAATTCGGAAATATTGTCGACATTTCGTTGCGAGCATTGGTGAGCATGATGTTGGAAGATCTAATTTCTGAATTTGGAGGTGGCGATTTAGTTTCTGGGATGCCATTGGCCAAACTTCTTCCAAGAATTGCTCGGATGAGTGAGTTGCTTCTTCAAGAATCAAATAGGAATAAGTATATCCAAAATATTCAAACCATACCAGAGGTAGAACTATTCTTCACCCTCTTGTACTCAAGTACGCCCACTTCATAGTGTAGAATCATTGTGGTAGTGTTGTAATCTCAAACATTCATAAAGAAGTTTATGGTGATCTGCGAGATCTGCAGGAGGAAGGCGAGACATAAGGTTGTGAAATAttgtaatctttttttttagctTTTAGTGTTTTTATTCTGTCGTTTATCCCTACATGATTTAGTGTTCGTTGGCTGGATTAATAATTTTCAGAGATTCTTAGTGGGGTTTTCGCCATTACAGAGGATGAGGCCTTCTTTGTGTGTATGGTTCCCGGAGATTTGCAGACACCACGGCTCTGTTGTCAACATTTGTTTGTCTGCTACATTAGATCGCCTTTGTTTTTAGTGATCATCGTGTACCACTTTcgtttaatattatatttgtggATTGTAATTGTTGATGTGCGACTCAATTGAGATTAGCCGGTCGTGGCTTGCGTATCATACGTGTAATTTGTAGAAACGAagggaaatatatatttttttaaaataaaaataaaatgaaatgtaTCCTTTTTTGAAATTGGATTAGTAGAGAGAAAATGTGATGTGAAGAAATACCAAAAATTAGTTGCTTAaaggaatttaatttttaataattgattatttgtgtctatttttttattttatattaaataaatatatgttcaattttattataatctctaaatgaaaataataataacttttttaaaaaaatattttattatttaaaattatttttcttattttacaaatatcatttatttaaaattaaaattttattataaatttgaatgaaatcatagaaaaaaaatcacatttgtataaaatttaaaaataacatataaataaatgtttcaaaatatgtaaaataataattcgCAAATTGTTAATATTGTGTCCAAATATGCCCAATTCAGTCGCTACGAAGTTGGTGACGTATTTGATTGTCATGAACCTTGGAATTTTTCATGatataatcataaaatcttCGGTTGGGTTCGTCATCTTCATTGTTGAATCAACTTTTCACGTGACACCACTTATCTTCAATAATCATGTTGTGCAATGCATACTA
Encoded proteins:
- the LOC140965669 gene encoding peroxisome biogenesis protein 3-2-like isoform X3, with amino-acid sequence MDLLDCRLAENLDLTQLTKRLIQGKGQPNTLSTSEKLELWDKLKILSFTKMILTLWSMTMLSLYIKVQVNILGRHLYIDTARGLGSSHILDEAELIDRNDEQQFLACADYLSNHGLLALISYTEAAASEVLKGAQLKDFFSLSSLHEFIIQILDTLLSKGSPHHWVSYLMPDDAGAYKLVASSGTIGSDIARATKYELLMAETLAVVSSAEFGNIVDISLRALVSMMLEDLISEFGGGDLVSGMPLAKLLPRIARMSELLLQESNRNKYIQNIQTIPERFLVGFSPLQRMRPSLCVWFPEICRHHGSVVNICLSATLDRLCF